One Desulfobulbus propionicus DSM 2032 DNA segment encodes these proteins:
- a CDS encoding addiction module antidote protein: protein MSKTITTRYDVSEHLRTPEEMAAYLEACFEEANGDAAFIAKALGDIARAKGMTQVARDAGLSRESLYKALSGERSPGFDTILKVIGALGLKLHAEPNHA, encoded by the coding sequence ATGAGCAAAACTATTACCACACGCTATGACGTCAGCGAGCACCTCAGAACACCAGAGGAAATGGCCGCTTATCTTGAGGCATGTTTCGAGGAAGCCAATGGAGACGCCGCCTTTATTGCCAAGGCTCTCGGCGATATTGCCCGAGCTAAAGGAATGACACAGGTTGCACGAGATGCAGGCCTGTCTCGTGAAAGCCTGTATAAAGCTCTCTCCGGCGAACGTAGCCCAGGATTTGATACAATCCTCAAAGTCATCGGTGCGCTTGGTTTGAAATTGCACGCTGAACCCAATCACGCATGA
- a CDS encoding IS5 family transposase: MIQPGFFDLQDRLHKIDKNGDPLAKINETVNWEMFRPALEKARDKGRQSTVGPKGYDVILLFKILILQSLYNLSDDATEFQILDRHSFGRFLGLHISQKVPDATTIWRFREDLVKAGIVEELFATFDAHLRDNGFMAMKGQIVDASIVSVPKQRNSREENARIKEGDIPENWSENKRRRKDADARWTKKNGKSYYGYKNHISVDVKHKLIRSYAVTDAALHDSNVFEQLLADNTSKDVWADSAYRSADRLERLGQDGFREHIQRKGSRNRPLTPREQEGNRTRSKVRSRIEHVFGVQAQRAGNVLLRTIGIARARAKIGLRNLVYNIDRMGMLLAASR; this comes from the coding sequence ATGATCCAGCCCGGCTTTTTTGATTTGCAGGACCGATTGCACAAAATCGACAAGAACGGCGACCCACTTGCCAAGATCAACGAGACGGTCAACTGGGAGATGTTTCGTCCTGCGCTCGAAAAGGCCAGGGACAAGGGCCGGCAGTCTACGGTCGGGCCGAAGGGGTACGACGTCATCCTGCTGTTTAAGATTCTCATCCTGCAGTCGTTGTACAATCTGTCGGATGACGCGACCGAGTTTCAGATTCTCGACCGGCACTCCTTTGGGCGCTTTCTTGGTCTGCACATCAGCCAGAAGGTTCCCGATGCCACCACCATCTGGCGTTTTCGGGAAGACCTCGTCAAGGCCGGCATTGTAGAGGAACTGTTTGCGACCTTCGATGCGCATCTCCGGGACAACGGCTTCATGGCGATGAAAGGGCAGATCGTGGATGCCAGCATTGTCAGCGTGCCCAAACAGCGGAACAGCCGGGAGGAAAATGCCCGGATCAAAGAGGGCGACATCCCGGAGAACTGGTCCGAGAACAAGCGGCGTAGAAAAGACGCGGACGCGCGCTGGACCAAGAAGAACGGCAAGTCTTATTACGGCTACAAGAACCACATCTCGGTGGATGTGAAGCACAAGTTGATTCGCAGCTATGCCGTGACCGATGCGGCCCTGCACGACAGCAACGTGTTCGAGCAACTCCTTGCCGACAATACGAGCAAGGACGTCTGGGCGGATTCGGCCTATCGATCCGCGGATCGATTGGAGCGCCTCGGCCAGGATGGTTTTCGTGAACACATCCAACGCAAGGGGAGCCGCAATCGTCCCTTGACGCCCAGAGAACAGGAGGGCAACCGAACCAGATCCAAGGTCCGTTCGCGAATCGAGCATGTCTTTGGTGTACAGGCGCAGCGAGCGGGGAATGTACTGTTGCGCACGATCGGCATAGCCCGAGCCCGAGCAAAGATCGGCTTGCGCAACTTGGTGTATAACATTGACCGAATGGGGATGCTTCTGGCTGCAAGCAGGTGA
- a CDS encoding DUF1538 domain-containing protein, whose translation MPGFHHPFVRHLHYVAKKNWSACVDLAPIVAVIAFFQLFIVRQPLPDFDEIVIGAMLVVVGLSMFIEGLERALFPIGENMAFALSRKGSLPWLLIFSFALGFSTTVAEPALIAVSAEAADIAMEGGLIENSVNSRKAYSLGLRLTVAFSVGFSILLGVLRILRNWPLHYLIIGGYCLVMLMTLFAPKEIIGIAYDAGGVTTSTITVPLVTALGVGLATIIRGRNPLTDGFGMIAFASLLPMLFVMGYGLIVF comes from the coding sequence ATGCCAGGCTTTCATCATCCGTTTGTCAGACACCTGCACTATGTCGCGAAGAAAAACTGGTCCGCTTGTGTCGATCTGGCGCCCATCGTCGCGGTCATCGCCTTTTTCCAGTTGTTCATCGTCCGCCAACCTCTGCCCGACTTTGACGAGATTGTGATCGGTGCGATGTTGGTCGTGGTCGGCTTGAGCATGTTCATCGAGGGACTGGAACGGGCACTCTTTCCCATCGGCGAGAACATGGCCTTTGCCCTGAGCCGCAAGGGCAGCCTGCCATGGCTGCTGATCTTCAGCTTTGCCCTTGGTTTTTCGACCACCGTGGCCGAACCCGCGCTGATCGCCGTCTCCGCCGAGGCCGCGGATATCGCCATGGAAGGCGGGCTGATTGAAAACAGCGTCAATTCGAGGAAAGCCTACAGCCTGGGGCTGCGTCTCACCGTCGCCTTTTCCGTGGGGTTCTCCATTCTCCTCGGGGTTCTGCGCATCCTGCGCAATTGGCCGCTCCATTACCTGATCATCGGCGGCTACTGTCTGGTCATGCTGATGACGCTGTTCGCGCCCAAGGAAATCATCGGCATTGCCTACGATGCGGGCGGCGTGACCACCTCGACCATCACCGTCCCCCTGGTTACCGCGCTGGGCGTCGGCCTGGCCACCATCATCCGGGGCCGCAATCCGCTCACCGACGGATTCGGCATGATTGCCTTTGCCTCGCTCCTACCCATGCTTTTCGTCATGGGATACGGCTTGATCGTTTTTTAA
- a CDS encoding CBS domain-containing protein — protein sequence MKTQTNSIIRVREVMSTRLITIDGMATVREAAATMRAERVHSLLVNKRHADDAWGIVSVQDIINGVLIPGKRAEEVNVYEIMTKPVMTVPADMDIRYIARLLHRVGMRRAPVEENGQIIGMVTLSALVLDNDLFLR from the coding sequence ATGAAAACACAAACAAACAGCATCATCCGCGTCAGGGAGGTGATGAGCACCCGGCTGATCACCATCGACGGCATGGCCACCGTCCGGGAAGCCGCGGCCACCATGCGCGCGGAACGGGTGCACAGCCTGTTGGTCAACAAACGGCATGCCGACGATGCCTGGGGTATTGTCTCGGTGCAGGATATTATCAACGGAGTGCTCATTCCGGGCAAGCGCGCCGAGGAGGTCAATGTTTACGAGATCATGACCAAACCGGTGATGACCGTGCCGGCGGACATGGACATCCGATACATTGCCCGCCTTCTGCACCGGGTGGGCATGCGGCGAGCGCCGGTCGAGGAGAACGGGCAGATTATCGGCATGGTCACGCTGAGCGCCCTGGTCCTGGACAACGACCTGTTTCTGCGGTAG
- a CDS encoding potassium channel family protein, whose translation MKFIPSQLLFLLQDRRARRNIRSLTEFTLFLFVLVVVYSYLFHVIMAHEGRDFSIITGFYWTLTVMSTLGFGDITFNSDLGRLFSIVVLLSGIIFLLVMLPFTFIQFFYAPWLEAQNKSRVPRFLPPEVDNHVIITCYDPIAIALIERLKQYGHAYVILEPEVQQALDLVDQGYRVLVGELDDSETYRRAQVEQAALVVALNDDMKNTSIVYTVREIAPHVPIVANADMEDSVDILSLAGCSHVFQFMNMLGQSLARRTLGARTRSNIIGRFENLVIAEAPAMRTPLVGQAIRETGLRPSTGINIVGLWNRGHFSLPRPETVIESSTVLVLAGSEEQLAAYSTYVGETDAVDSAPALILGGGRVGRAAVSTLKEQGMAYRIVEKNPRLSKDRENCVIGSAADHQTLIKAGINEAPSVFITTHNDDVNIYLTIYCRRLRPDIQIISRATLDRNISVLHAAGADLVMSHSSMAANTIINILTPDRVLMLTEGLNIFRCRVPAGLVGKTLLSSGIRETTGCSVIAVFREGSLHINPDPSELFTAADELLMIGTAQSERSFADKFPEKKGKFID comes from the coding sequence ATGAAATTCATTCCTTCCCAGTTGCTCTTCCTCCTCCAGGATCGGCGGGCACGGCGCAACATCCGTTCGCTGACCGAGTTCACCCTGTTCCTCTTTGTTCTGGTGGTGGTGTACAGCTACCTCTTCCATGTGATCATGGCCCATGAGGGCCGCGATTTTTCGATCATCACCGGCTTCTATTGGACCTTGACCGTGATGTCGACCCTGGGATTTGGCGACATCACCTTCAACAGCGACCTGGGCCGGTTATTTTCCATCGTGGTGCTGCTGTCCGGGATCATTTTCTTGCTGGTCATGCTGCCCTTTACCTTCATCCAGTTTTTTTACGCCCCCTGGCTGGAGGCGCAGAACAAGTCACGGGTGCCGAGGTTCCTGCCGCCCGAGGTCGACAACCATGTGATCATCACCTGTTACGATCCGATCGCCATCGCCCTGATCGAGCGGCTCAAACAGTACGGCCATGCCTATGTGATTCTTGAACCGGAGGTCCAGCAGGCCCTGGACCTCGTCGACCAGGGCTACAGGGTGCTGGTCGGGGAGCTGGATGACTCGGAAACCTACCGCCGGGCCCAGGTCGAGCAGGCGGCCCTGGTGGTGGCCCTGAATGACGACATGAAGAACACCAGCATCGTCTACACGGTACGGGAAATCGCGCCCCATGTGCCTATCGTGGCCAACGCCGACATGGAGGATTCGGTGGATATCCTCAGCCTGGCCGGATGCAGCCATGTATTTCAGTTCATGAACATGCTGGGCCAGTCGCTGGCGCGGCGGACCCTCGGCGCCCGCACCCGGTCCAACATTATCGGCCGGTTTGAAAATCTGGTCATCGCCGAGGCCCCGGCCATGCGTACGCCGCTGGTGGGACAAGCCATTCGGGAAACCGGTCTGCGCCCGTCCACGGGCATCAACATCGTCGGCCTGTGGAACCGGGGCCATTTCAGCCTGCCGCGACCGGAAACGGTGATTGAATCGAGCACCGTACTCGTCCTGGCCGGGTCCGAGGAACAATTGGCCGCCTACAGTACCTACGTTGGCGAGACCGATGCAGTGGATTCGGCACCGGCCCTCATTCTCGGCGGCGGCCGGGTGGGCAGGGCCGCGGTCAGCACCCTCAAGGAACAGGGCATGGCCTACCGGATCGTGGAAAAGAACCCGAGACTCAGCAAGGACCGGGAAAACTGCGTCATCGGCAGCGCCGCCGACCATCAAACGCTGATCAAGGCGGGTATCAACGAGGCCCCCTCGGTGTTCATCACCACCCACAACGACGACGTCAATATCTATCTCACCATCTACTGCCGCCGCCTGCGTCCGGATATCCAGATCATCAGCCGGGCCACTCTGGACCGGAACATCAGCGTGCTCCATGCGGCCGGAGCCGACTTGGTGATGTCCCACTCCTCCATGGCCGCCAACACCATCATCAACATCCTCACCCCGGACCGGGTGCTGATGCTCACCGAGGGGCTGAACATCTTCCGTTGTCGGGTACCCGCCGGGCTGGTCGGCAAAACCCTGCTTTCCAGCGGTATCCGCGAGACCACCGGCTGCAGTGTCATTGCCGTGTTCCGTGAGGGCAGCCTGCACATCAACCCCGATCCGTCCGAGCTCTTCACCGCGGCCGACGAACTGTTGATGATCGGCACCGCTCAATCGGAAAGAAGTTTTGCCGATAAATTTCCGGAAAAAAAAGGGAAATTCATTGATTGA
- a CDS encoding DUF1538 domain-containing protein, which yields MPWIIAFGKDFLLTCRDILPIVLLFGFFQLLVLKQRIPNLTSILVGTAYVIIGLTLFLLGLEKALFPLGKIMAGQLAAPGFLQRGAEAVNLTDWTNYGWMYCFAALIGFSTTIAEPSLIAIAFKARDVSGGSINPWGLRVTVALGVALGISLGTFRIVTGTPLHLYILAGYVIVMIQTCFAPKAIMAIAYDSGGVTTSTVTVPIVAALGLGLATAVPGRNPAIDGFGLIAFASLFPIITVLGYGQYARWSLTRAQKKQQGATS from the coding sequence ATGCCCTGGATTATTGCTTTTGGCAAAGACTTTCTTCTCACCTGCCGCGACATCCTGCCTATCGTCCTACTGTTCGGTTTTTTTCAACTACTGGTGCTCAAACAGCGCATCCCCAACCTCACCTCCATCCTTGTCGGCACGGCCTACGTGATCATTGGCCTCACCCTCTTTCTCCTTGGCCTGGAGAAGGCGCTGTTCCCCCTGGGCAAGATCATGGCCGGCCAATTGGCGGCTCCTGGCTTTCTCCAGCGAGGGGCGGAAGCGGTCAATCTTACCGATTGGACCAATTACGGTTGGATGTATTGTTTTGCCGCCCTGATCGGTTTTTCCACCACCATTGCCGAACCTTCGCTGATCGCCATCGCCTTCAAAGCGCGCGATGTGTCTGGCGGCAGCATCAACCCCTGGGGATTGCGGGTGACCGTGGCCCTCGGCGTGGCCCTCGGCATCAGCCTGGGAACCTTCCGGATCGTCACCGGTACACCGTTGCATCTCTACATCCTGGCGGGGTATGTCATTGTCATGATCCAGACCTGCTTTGCCCCGAAAGCGATCATGGCCATTGCCTACGATTCCGGCGGAGTCACCACCTCGACCGTGACCGTACCCATTGTCGCTGCCTTGGGCCTCGGCCTGGCCACCGCCGTTCCCGGGCGCAATCCAGCGATCGACGGCTTCGGCCTGATCGCCTTTGCCAGTCTCTTTCCGATCATTACAGTCCTGGGGTATGGGCAATACGCCCGATGGTCATTGACCAGGGCCCAGAAAAAACAACAGGGAGCAACCTCATGA
- a CDS encoding zonular occludens toxin domain-containing protein, protein MIDLYCGVPGSGKSCTALFDGIMHLLDGGVLATNFRLVSDWAERLADRSIQIKIGRKTRQEFIDDVTSRCFFLGSVDSIYQLSAVTPGLVRGKFREQREGKALVILDECQFYFNSRNWGKNSDFLEIFTQHRKMKLDFILIAHNIEMIDKQIRFLVEYETFFRNFTRVKLPIPFISIKMSPYPCFLAIRQYANMGGSKAMKAKTWVQPLNKKIADLYDSFEMFSFSAVPPPLEHQRNVSRQTGSSDSRSIVFPMFRPRLAPGTVISYY, encoded by the coding sequence ATGATTGATCTTTATTGCGGTGTTCCGGGTTCCGGCAAGTCCTGTACCGCCCTTTTTGATGGCATTATGCACTTGCTTGACGGTGGAGTATTGGCCACCAATTTTCGGTTGGTATCGGATTGGGCCGAACGTCTTGCGGATCGTTCCATACAAATTAAAATCGGCCGAAAAACCAGGCAAGAATTTATTGATGATGTAACCAGCCGTTGTTTCTTCCTTGGTTCCGTTGATTCGATTTATCAGCTTTCTGCGGTTACACCTGGCCTTGTTCGGGGAAAATTTCGTGAACAACGAGAGGGCAAAGCCCTCGTTATTCTCGATGAATGCCAATTCTATTTCAATTCGCGCAATTGGGGCAAGAACTCTGATTTTTTGGAAATCTTCACCCAGCACCGCAAAATGAAGCTCGACTTCATCTTGATTGCTCACAATATCGAGATGATAGACAAGCAGATTCGTTTTCTTGTCGAGTATGAAACCTTCTTCCGCAATTTCACTCGCGTCAAACTTCCTATCCCGTTCATATCGATCAAAATGAGTCCATACCCTTGTTTTCTCGCTATTCGCCAATATGCGAACATGGGCGGTAGCAAGGCAATGAAAGCGAAAACGTGGGTCCAGCCCTTGAACAAAAAAATTGCTGATCTGTACGATTCGTTCGAAATGTTCAGTTTTTCCGCCGTGCCGCCACCATTGGAACATCAACGCAACGTTTCCCGGCAAACAGGTTCCTCCGATTCTCGGTCAATCGTTTTTCCGATGTTTCGCCCCCGCCTCGCTCCAGGCACCGTTATCTCCTATTATTGA
- a CDS encoding tyrosine-type recombinase/integrase, with translation MAYKNPNKNKDRFPWMGQRFNGNKKERKCFATKKDALLWEAERPTEPAEQKTLTVCLLDWATEYLRHAEQNFTGKTFDEKRIAFRQLFACPGINPKESANRLTALQVQKALQRQSVSRSGNAANKDRKNLSAAWSWGVKFLDLPIDNPFSKVEKFASERVERYVPTLDDFWKIFHIIEDDQDKLMLYCYLQTGARRDELFRLTWADVDFFRKRIRLSWRKNKVGEWRSQWLSVKDDLVEWLLRHRKKSCDIKEHVFIREQKLSYQYRQHWLKRLCKKAGVKPFGFHGIRHLFASILAAQNVPLVEIQYMLRHTSLATTQRYIHRLKKENREVLAALPGLKDSETKSTSKVHHQALGV, from the coding sequence ATGGCGTACAAAAACCCGAACAAAAACAAGGACAGATTTCCGTGGATGGGTCAACGATTCAACGGGAACAAGAAGGAACGGAAGTGCTTCGCAACCAAGAAGGATGCGCTTCTGTGGGAAGCCGAAAGGCCAACCGAACCAGCGGAACAAAAGACCCTTACGGTCTGCTTGCTTGATTGGGCCACGGAATACCTGCGGCATGCAGAGCAGAATTTTACCGGCAAGACGTTTGACGAAAAACGAATAGCTTTTCGGCAACTCTTTGCCTGTCCTGGCATTAACCCGAAAGAATCGGCTAATCGATTGACTGCCCTGCAGGTCCAAAAGGCTTTGCAAAGGCAATCTGTCAGCCGATCCGGGAACGCGGCCAACAAAGACAGGAAAAACTTGTCGGCGGCTTGGTCCTGGGGAGTGAAGTTTCTTGACCTCCCCATCGACAACCCGTTTTCCAAGGTGGAAAAATTCGCCTCGGAGCGGGTTGAAAGATACGTTCCAACGCTTGATGATTTTTGGAAGATCTTTCACATCATCGAGGACGATCAAGACAAGCTGATGCTTTACTGCTACTTGCAGACCGGAGCCCGCCGGGACGAGCTCTTTCGTCTCACTTGGGCTGATGTGGATTTTTTCCGCAAGCGAATAAGGCTGAGTTGGAGAAAGAACAAGGTCGGGGAATGGCGCTCACAGTGGTTGAGCGTCAAAGACGATCTTGTTGAATGGTTGTTGCGGCACAGAAAGAAAAGCTGCGACATCAAAGAGCATGTCTTTATCAGAGAACAGAAACTTTCCTATCAGTACCGCCAGCACTGGTTGAAACGGTTATGCAAGAAAGCGGGGGTCAAACCTTTTGGGTTCCATGGCATCCGGCACCTGTTCGCCTCGATCCTGGCGGCACAGAATGTGCCTTTGGTCGAGATTCAATACATGCTCCGCCACACCAGCTTGGCTACCACTCAGCGGTATATTCACCGGCTGAAAAAAGAAAACCGGGAAGTGCTGGCCGCACTCCCCGGTTTAAAGGATTCCGAGACAAAAAGTACATCAAAAGTACATCACCAAGCTCTCGGAGTATAA
- a CDS encoding helix-turn-helix domain-containing protein has product MSTKINEEVKKIGNRLKEFRVENGLTLVQLSELIGISHGSLSGLENNKSKPSAETLSNLCLYTEIDIVWLLTGRREKPIERKIPTRKFEIFEQAEEWLREEVQKNPKKEIWFEVEFEKTFQEFKEWKEGKEGRRKLESEALSYKIAGNN; this is encoded by the coding sequence ATGTCAACAAAAATAAATGAAGAAGTGAAAAAAATAGGAAATAGACTAAAAGAATTCAGAGTTGAAAATGGTTTAACACTTGTTCAACTATCTGAATTAATAGGAATTTCTCATGGATCATTGTCGGGGCTTGAGAATAACAAATCGAAACCATCAGCAGAAACTTTATCGAATTTATGTCTATATACAGAAATTGACATTGTTTGGTTGTTAACCGGAAGGAGGGAAAAGCCTATAGAAAGAAAAATACCGACAAGAAAATTTGAAATTTTTGAACAAGCAGAGGAGTGGCTACGAGAAGAAGTACAAAAAAATCCGAAGAAAGAAATATGGTTCGAAGTAGAATTTGAGAAAACGTTTCAGGAGTTCAAAGAATGGAAAGAAGGAAAGGAAGGGAGAAGAAAACTTGAATCGGAGGCTCTATCGTATAAAATAGCAGGAAATAACTAA
- a CDS encoding P-II family nitrogen regulator has product MKFKVILASVKTDITDTVVEAAKAAGATGATIIPARGTGMREAKTFFGLSLEAPTDIVMLLLEEHIVRQVLAAISAAGKFDQPGTGIAFVLPVESVVGLESQLERFKQEVREQYF; this is encoded by the coding sequence ATGAAATTTAAAGTGATTCTCGCCTCGGTCAAGACCGATATCACCGACACCGTAGTCGAGGCGGCCAAGGCTGCCGGGGCGACCGGCGCCACCATCATTCCGGCGCGCGGCACCGGCATGCGCGAAGCCAAGACCTTTTTCGGCCTCTCCCTGGAGGCGCCGACCGATATCGTCATGCTGCTGCTCGAGGAGCACATCGTTCGCCAGGTGCTGGCCGCCATTTCCGCGGCCGGCAAATTCGACCAGCCGGGAACCGGCATTGCCTTTGTCCTGCCCGTGGAATCGGTGGTCGGCCTGGAGAGCCAGTTGGAGCGATTCAAGCAGGAAGTCCGCGAACAATATTTCTAG